The Thalassotalea nanhaiensis genome has a window encoding:
- a CDS encoding ATP-binding protein, which produces MNRMSILVAVFMLISSVVTASARAEIDNFEVFIESVKSIEDKAAANLRLENALQQLSPTPEQSISLLTEIALNHFSLGDLNSAISTISLAKNTSIENKLPYANADAEKLIGVFNYYKGDFPKALAAYKESLDFYLTTDELIKQAHLYNNIGLVQNNTGDTRGALNSYRLAQAIYQEHGSRLDKIDIRFNISGLYITLKRFDKAIEILPQIINDRTEIDDKAGLALAYSDLGVAYKSAEQFELAEQNTLKALAYYENNNEGYHIASQHNNLSDLYNQMGRVDEAIKLATSCVKLSEQFNHQTALGNCYYELARGHFYKGDYQKSLTFNDLSNYIAVSSQHKALMNGNLALYALLHAAKNNPQEAVNIYQQYQREKDKDANEALNEELAVFESKQLAQQVKQLQQAKQLQLLQNSQDKLTRNFIIVAFVLMLGAVFFFYRRKKELSTKKLLASQVKERTYELEQTSKKLEQANKIKSQFLANMSHEIRTPLSAVIGQSEAIINGEVEAIDLSQEIKVIHSNSQHLLQIVNDILDISKIEAEKLELDISAHDISDLCNGLSNMFTEQASRKHLEFTVTNNIPVPCAVNVDYLRLNQILINLCSNAIKFTQQGKVLVDVSLANNSLVFTVSDTGIGMNNKQISTVFDSFVQADSSINRRFGGTGLGLFLSGQLASMMKGEISVQSVYKKGSTFTFTLPYSPADLATVRQVKQPISTSKNIKLKGKILLAEDHADNRRLITRLLSHLGLEVITAENGLQAIEQNFIHQPELILLDIQMPEMDGLEALIKLRQHGCEVPIIALTANAMAHEVSEYLQQGFDGHLKKPIERDVFINTVSHYYNSDINTDEVENTFKDVDISDLVSAFKTDLDKDRISLIKYHQDNDVKQFLHLVHRLAGAAAMFGFQKISDVAVELESEIVANNTEQIERLLKSIVFEIEQVN; this is translated from the coding sequence ATGAATCGAATGTCGATTTTAGTCGCTGTTTTTATGTTAATTTCTTCCGTTGTCACTGCATCTGCACGGGCAGAAATTGACAACTTTGAAGTGTTCATTGAAAGTGTAAAAAGCATCGAAGATAAAGCTGCGGCAAACCTAAGATTAGAGAACGCTCTTCAACAATTATCACCAACACCAGAGCAGTCGATAAGCCTGTTAACAGAAATCGCGTTAAATCATTTTTCATTGGGTGATTTAAATAGTGCTATTTCTACCATTAGCCTTGCAAAAAATACTTCTATAGAAAATAAACTTCCGTACGCGAATGCTGATGCAGAAAAACTTATCGGTGTATTTAATTATTACAAAGGTGACTTCCCCAAAGCCCTTGCAGCCTATAAAGAGTCATTAGATTTCTATTTAACCACTGATGAGTTGATCAAGCAGGCACATTTATACAATAACATTGGATTAGTACAAAATAACACCGGTGATACCCGCGGTGCATTAAACTCGTATCGATTGGCACAAGCGATATATCAAGAACATGGCAGTAGGTTAGACAAAATCGATATTCGTTTTAATATTTCAGGTTTATATATAACGTTGAAGCGCTTTGATAAAGCGATAGAAATATTACCGCAAATTATAAATGATCGGACCGAAATTGATGACAAAGCAGGGTTAGCATTGGCCTATAGTGATTTAGGGGTCGCGTATAAAAGTGCCGAGCAATTTGAATTGGCAGAGCAAAACACTTTAAAAGCTCTTGCGTATTATGAAAACAATAATGAAGGCTATCATATTGCTTCACAGCATAATAATCTCTCAGATCTTTACAATCAAATGGGCAGAGTAGATGAAGCTATTAAGCTTGCGACTTCTTGCGTGAAATTAAGCGAACAATTCAATCATCAAACGGCTTTAGGTAATTGTTATTATGAATTAGCAAGGGGACATTTTTATAAAGGTGATTACCAAAAGTCATTAACGTTTAATGATTTATCCAATTATATTGCGGTTTCTTCTCAGCATAAGGCTTTGATGAATGGTAATTTAGCACTTTACGCCTTACTTCATGCGGCTAAAAACAACCCACAAGAAGCGGTAAACATTTATCAACAATACCAGCGTGAAAAAGATAAAGACGCTAATGAAGCACTTAATGAAGAGTTGGCGGTATTCGAGTCCAAGCAATTAGCTCAACAAGTTAAACAGTTACAACAAGCCAAACAATTGCAACTTTTACAAAATTCGCAAGACAAATTAACTCGTAACTTTATCATTGTTGCTTTTGTTTTAATGTTAGGTGCAGTGTTCTTCTTTTATCGTCGTAAAAAAGAACTTAGCACTAAAAAGCTATTAGCCAGTCAAGTTAAAGAACGCACCTATGAACTTGAACAAACTTCTAAAAAGCTTGAACAAGCGAATAAAATTAAAAGTCAGTTTTTGGCTAATATGAGCCATGAAATTCGTACCCCTTTAAGTGCAGTGATCGGACAATCTGAAGCGATTATTAACGGAGAAGTTGAAGCGATTGATTTAAGTCAGGAAATAAAGGTTATTCACTCCAATAGCCAGCACCTATTACAAATTGTAAATGACATTTTAGATATCAGTAAAATTGAAGCTGAGAAATTAGAACTAGATATAAGTGCACATGATATTAGTGATCTTTGTAATGGTTTATCTAATATGTTTACTGAACAAGCTTCAAGGAAACATCTAGAGTTTACCGTAACCAATAACATACCAGTGCCATGTGCTGTAAACGTAGATTATTTACGATTAAATCAAATCCTTATAAATCTTTGTTCTAATGCCATAAAATTTACTCAACAAGGTAAAGTTCTAGTTGATGTTAGTTTGGCAAATAATAGTCTGGTCTTTACAGTGTCTGATACAGGTATAGGCATGAATAATAAACAGATAAGCACTGTATTTGATAGTTTTGTGCAAGCCGATAGCAGTATTAATCGTCGCTTTGGTGGTACTGGGTTGGGGTTATTTTTGTCAGGGCAATTAGCATCAATGATGAAAGGTGAAATTAGCGTACAGAGTGTATACAAAAAAGGCAGTACCTTTACCTTTACTTTGCCATATTCGCCAGCTGATTTGGCTACAGTTAGACAAGTAAAACAACCTATTTCAACAAGTAAAAATATTAAACTTAAAGGTAAAATTCTATTAGCGGAAGATCATGCTGATAATCGAAGATTAATAACACGTTTGTTATCACATCTTGGCCTAGAGGTTATTACTGCAGAAAATGGTCTTCAAGCTATCGAGCAAAATTTTATCCATCAGCCAGAACTCATACTATTAGATATTCAAATGCCAGAAATGGATGGCTTAGAAGCGCTGATTAAACTGCGCCAGCATGGTTGTGAAGTACCTATTATTGCTTTAACGGCTAATGCTATGGCCCACGAAGTTAGTGAGTATTTGCAACAAGGCTTTGATGGCCACCTTAAAAAGCCGATAGAACGAGATGTGTTTATCAATACCGTCAGTCATTATTATAATAGCGATATAAATACTGATGAAGTTGAAAATACGTTTAAAGATGTTGATATTTCTGACTTGGTGTCAGCGTTTAAAACAGATTTAGACAAAGATAGAATATCACTCATTAAATATCATCAAGATAATGATGTTAAGCAGTTTTTACATCTAGTTCATAGGCTTGCCGGTGCCGCTGCTATGTTTGGTTTTCAAAAAATATCTGATGTTGCGGTTGAACTGGAGTCTGAGATAGTCGCAAACAATACTGAACAAATAGAACGGCTATTAAAAAGCATTGTTTTCGAAATTGAACAAGTTAATTAA
- a CDS encoding prohibitin family protein → MNEIKKINVPVKSLAGALVVAIGLFGSIYTVNEGHIGIVKRFSEAKEQVNPGLHFKVPFIDTVEEIEVRTRKNEEKMASSTKEQMPVTVIVSVNWTVDKSAALDLFRQYGGLTQFESRILDPRFRSATKDVIPKYDAEQLIQDRASAIQAIEANFIEEMKDFPVSVDNIQIENIQLPAKYLTSIETKQTEKNLAAAEEHKLARQNLEAQRAVNTAKAQADGIELVAIAEAKAIKLKGLAEAEAITAKAKALGNNPLIVKLTEAQNWDGKLPATMLGGDNLPILDLRNK, encoded by the coding sequence ATGAACGAAATTAAAAAAATTAATGTCCCGGTAAAGAGTCTCGCAGGCGCGCTTGTGGTAGCCATAGGCCTTTTTGGCTCGATATACACAGTTAATGAAGGCCACATTGGCATAGTAAAGCGTTTTAGTGAAGCAAAAGAGCAAGTAAATCCTGGTTTACACTTTAAAGTGCCATTCATCGATACCGTTGAAGAAATCGAAGTCAGAACACGTAAAAATGAAGAGAAAATGGCGTCAAGTACTAAAGAGCAGATGCCAGTAACCGTAATCGTTTCAGTAAACTGGACCGTAGATAAGTCAGCTGCACTAGATTTATTTCGTCAATATGGTGGTTTAACGCAATTTGAGTCAAGAATTCTTGATCCTAGATTTAGATCAGCAACAAAAGATGTAATTCCTAAGTACGACGCCGAACAACTAATACAAGATAGAGCCAGTGCTATACAGGCAATAGAAGCAAACTTTATTGAAGAGATGAAAGACTTTCCTGTAAGTGTTGATAATATTCAAATTGAAAATATTCAACTTCCTGCAAAGTACTTAACGTCAATTGAAACTAAGCAAACTGAGAAAAACTTAGCGGCAGCTGAAGAACACAAATTAGCCCGTCAAAACCTGGAAGCTCAGCGTGCAGTAAATACAGCGAAAGCTCAAGCTGACGGTATTGAACTTGTTGCTATTGCTGAAGCAAAGGCGATTAAACTAAAAGGTTTAGCTGAAGCTGAAGCCATAACAGCAAAAGCTAAAGCGCTTGGTAATAACCCATTAATTGTTAAATTAACCGAAGCGCAAAACTGGGACGGCAAGCTACCAGCAACAATGCTTGGTGGCGATAACCTGCCTATTTTAGATCTGCGTAACAAATAA